Proteins found in one Gardnerella vaginalis ATCC 14018 = JCM 11026 genomic segment:
- the thrB gene encoding homoserine kinase → MKPVCNSVSVCVPATSANLGSGFDVAGIALDYADSLVFTLNDTLDDSQDVRVIIHGEGEDTLPKDETHLVVRAFRKACEAFGLPHLRFTLEAHNRIPQARGMGSSASAIVSGVAAAWAFAHNGNLNKQAIFELAAAIEGHPDNVAPAVFGGLTTSWKNGDEFHTVRYGVSKQIRATIFVPNFTLSTQMARKALPEKVPYADAVFNVSRACLLPIAFGDFGDFGDSRDSANSCDFCVKTTLSRNDLLFTATQDAIHQPYRASLMQPTWYLVKALRDKGFAAAISGAGSCAAVFYEEKSQATVDENNATNISEKIEKIAEPLLNGCDWKVLHVHVDSIGVAITRE, encoded by the coding sequence ATGAAACCAGTATGCAACAGTGTGTCAGTTTGCGTGCCAGCAACCAGCGCAAATCTTGGGTCGGGATTTGACGTTGCAGGAATTGCGCTTGATTATGCGGATTCGCTAGTTTTTACGCTTAATGATACGCTTGACGATTCACAAGATGTTCGCGTGATTATTCATGGCGAAGGCGAAGATACGTTGCCCAAAGACGAGACTCATCTTGTTGTTCGCGCATTTCGCAAAGCGTGCGAAGCGTTTGGCTTGCCGCATTTGCGCTTTACTCTAGAAGCGCATAATCGCATTCCGCAAGCGCGAGGAATGGGATCTTCCGCCAGTGCGATTGTTTCGGGCGTGGCTGCAGCTTGGGCTTTTGCGCATAATGGAAATCTTAATAAGCAGGCGATTTTTGAGCTTGCAGCTGCGATTGAAGGACACCCAGATAATGTTGCTCCAGCGGTTTTTGGCGGATTAACAACCAGTTGGAAGAATGGCGATGAGTTCCACACAGTTCGATACGGCGTTTCTAAGCAAATTCGTGCAACGATTTTTGTGCCAAACTTTACTCTTTCAACGCAAATGGCTCGTAAAGCTCTTCCAGAAAAAGTGCCATATGCAGATGCCGTATTTAACGTTTCGCGCGCTTGCTTATTGCCGATTGCGTTTGGCGATTTTGGTGATTTTGGTGATTCTCGCGATTCTGCCAACTCTTGCGATTTTTGCGTAAAAACAACTCTTTCAAGAAACGATTTGCTTTTTACAGCTACTCAAGACGCTATTCACCAGCCATACCGAGCAAGTCTTATGCAACCAACTTGGTATTTAGTAAAAGCTTTGCGAGATAAGGGGTTTGCAGCTGCTATTTCTGGAGCTGGATCTTGCGCGGCGGTGTTCTATGAGGAAAAGTCGCAAGCAACCGTAGATGAAAATAACGCTACTAATATAAGCGAAAAAATAGAAAAAATTGCAGAACCGCTTTTAAATGGCTGCGATTGGAAAGTTTTGCACGTGCATGTTGATTCTATTGGCGTTGCAATAACTCGCGAATAA
- the rpmA gene encoding 50S ribosomal protein L27, which yields MAHKKGASSSRNGRDSQAQYLGVKKFGGEAVVAGNIIVRQRGTKFHAGQNVALGKDHTLYALVDGNVKFGIRRDRKVVDVVTA from the coding sequence ATGGCACATAAGAAGGGTGCGTCTAGCTCGCGCAACGGTCGCGACTCACAGGCGCAATATCTTGGCGTTAAGAAGTTCGGTGGAGAAGCTGTTGTGGCTGGAAACATTATTGTTCGCCAGCGCGGCACCAAGTTCCATGCAGGACAGAACGTTGCTTTGGGTAAGGATCACACGCTGTACGCTTTGGTGGACGGCAATGTGAAGTTCGGCATTCGTCGTGATCGCAAGGTTGTAGACGTAGTTACCGCCTGA
- a CDS encoding Maf family nucleotide pyrophosphatase, with protein sequence MTVSLILASQSPSRRAVLAAAGVIPVIHVSEVDEPAALRNAANAQGVSVEQMSAEERVSILAQAKAQAVYNAWKLVADTAASASGDLVVGYPLEAEAESAESESSETASSALASDSQSHITHNVDTAQTRDFSGVKVPTKTFDIHDFAYVNKSSADSNSVLIVGCDSMFLLDGECYGKSHTPEVAFERIKRMSGKTGELFTGHCLIDTKSGKTVCKVSRASVTFAHMSDEEIRAYVETGEPLEVAGSFTLEGFGGAFIEGIQGDPHGVLGISLPLLRQMVCDFGYAWPDLWNSRKLEGEAIKDDPASAQVPKENVHQPGDGWVMCDCGRKHWGHNGAAGVLLARRDETTGRVTHVVMQHRALWSAEGGTWGIPGGAISDGETAIEGALRESFEEANITSQDIDVVGAYCENHGNWRYTTVFAFEKPGHSVNPCAHDDESMEIKWVPIDDVPKLKLLTAMRTDWPSFRARLDSLASIR encoded by the coding sequence ATGACAGTTTCGTTGATTTTGGCTTCTCAATCGCCATCGCGTAGAGCAGTGCTGGCTGCTGCAGGCGTGATTCCTGTGATTCATGTGAGCGAGGTGGATGAGCCAGCGGCGTTGCGTAATGCTGCAAATGCGCAAGGTGTTAGCGTGGAGCAGATGAGCGCCGAGGAGCGCGTTTCGATTTTGGCGCAAGCAAAGGCTCAAGCTGTGTACAATGCGTGGAAACTGGTGGCAGATACGGCGGCGAGCGCTAGTGGCGATTTAGTTGTGGGGTATCCGCTGGAGGCTGAGGCTGAGTCTGCAGAATCTGAATCTTCTGAAACTGCTAGTAGCGCTTTAGCAAGTGATTCGCAATCGCATATAACGCATAACGTAGATACTGCACAGACTCGCGATTTTTCGGGCGTAAAAGTTCCTACTAAGACTTTTGATATTCACGATTTTGCGTACGTGAATAAGTCTTCCGCTGATTCCAATAGTGTGCTTATTGTTGGCTGCGACTCCATGTTTTTGCTAGACGGCGAATGCTACGGCAAGTCGCATACTCCTGAAGTGGCATTTGAGCGGATTAAGCGAATGAGCGGAAAAACTGGAGAATTGTTTACTGGCCATTGCTTAATCGACACGAAAAGTGGCAAAACAGTGTGCAAAGTGAGCCGCGCAAGCGTGACTTTTGCGCATATGAGCGATGAGGAGATCCGCGCATACGTAGAAACTGGCGAGCCATTGGAAGTTGCAGGATCCTTTACGCTAGAAGGCTTTGGCGGGGCATTTATTGAGGGAATTCAGGGCGATCCGCATGGAGTTCTTGGGATTAGCTTGCCGCTACTAAGGCAGATGGTTTGCGATTTTGGGTACGCTTGGCCAGATTTGTGGAATAGTCGCAAGTTAGAGGGAGAGGCGATTAAGGACGATCCTGCTTCCGCGCAAGTGCCTAAAGAAAACGTGCACCAGCCTGGAGACGGATGGGTTATGTGCGATTGCGGGCGCAAGCATTGGGGCCATAATGGCGCGGCTGGCGTGTTGCTCGCTAGGCGAGATGAGACCACTGGGCGCGTGACTCATGTTGTTATGCAACATCGCGCGCTTTGGAGCGCGGAAGGTGGAACGTGGGGGATTCCTGGTGGCGCAATATCTGATGGCGAAACTGCGATTGAGGGTGCGTTGCGCGAGTCGTTTGAAGAAGCTAACATAACGTCTCAAGACATTGATGTTGTTGGAGCGTATTGCGAAAATCACGGGAATTGGCGTTATACAACGGTTTTTGCGTTTGAAAAGCCGGGGCATAGTGTGAATCCGTGCGCGCACGACGACGAGAGTATGGAAATCAAGTGGGTGCCGATTGATGATGTTCCGAAGCTAAAGCTGCTTACGGCAATGCGTACGGATTGGCCGTCTTTCCGCGCTCGCCTTGATTCTCTTGCCTCGATTCGTTAG
- a CDS encoding CPBP family intramembrane glutamic endopeptidase, with translation MRKTQHNDMYHLARKRQGDVGISLCLFLFVWIIATILIGELIGLFVPKGVLSPSLSSFVSSDIAQYLIALPIAMLVLRRVPAVETRKFTMTFRQFGGFFAVSVPIMYAGSYLGLAISALISGGKAENRIADIVAGGNVWETIIFVVFLAPVVEEWLFRKQIIDRLRVYGEKRAIVFSALAFALFHMNMFQFFYAFGLGLVFGYMYARTSQLRYSVFLHMIVNFQGSVIAMWISDNMMDSNGNLIKVENLTPQEIADLAPGFMFIGLYAMFIIVMFVFGIVLLARSKKYLEFYESPLEIRGSTGIKALYGTVGIMGFLVVSVLMNMIMLFV, from the coding sequence ATGCGGAAAACTCAGCATAACGACATGTACCATCTAGCGCGAAAACGTCAAGGAGATGTTGGTATATCGCTATGCTTATTCCTATTTGTTTGGATTATTGCAACTATTTTAATAGGTGAACTTATAGGCTTGTTCGTTCCAAAAGGTGTTCTAAGTCCTTCGCTAAGCTCCTTCGTTTCGTCAGACATTGCGCAATACTTAATAGCGTTGCCGATAGCGATGCTTGTTTTAAGACGAGTGCCAGCGGTAGAAACACGCAAATTCACAATGACGTTCAGACAGTTTGGTGGATTTTTCGCAGTGAGCGTACCGATAATGTACGCAGGAAGCTACCTAGGTTTGGCGATTTCTGCGCTTATATCTGGCGGCAAAGCTGAAAACAGGATTGCAGACATAGTGGCAGGCGGAAACGTATGGGAAACCATAATTTTCGTTGTTTTCCTTGCTCCAGTTGTGGAAGAATGGCTGTTTAGAAAGCAGATTATAGACAGACTGCGAGTGTATGGCGAAAAGCGCGCAATTGTGTTCTCGGCGTTGGCGTTTGCGCTGTTCCATATGAACATGTTCCAGTTCTTCTACGCTTTTGGGCTGGGGCTTGTGTTCGGCTACATGTATGCGCGCACATCGCAGCTTAGATACAGCGTATTTTTGCACATGATTGTGAATTTCCAAGGAAGCGTTATAGCGATGTGGATTTCCGACAATATGATGGATTCAAACGGGAACTTAATTAAAGTGGAGAATCTTACACCGCAAGAAATAGCGGATCTGGCTCCTGGATTCATGTTCATCGGTCTTTACGCGATGTTCATTATTGTTATGTTTGTGTTTGGAATTGTGTTGTTAGCAAGGAGCAAAAAATATCTTGAATTCTACGAATCGCCGCTTGAAATTCGCGGAAGTACTGGAATAAAGGCGCTTTACGGAACAGTAGGCATTATGGGTTTCCTTGTGGTTTCAGTGCTTATGAATATGATAATGCTTTTTGTGTGA
- a CDS encoding AEC family transporter: MGLISAMQGFCVIGIVIAAGYVTARLRIGGSQAQMVLNRVSFFVSSPCLMFAILAKEPIFEIFHSSIFVAFFSAMIVGVAFILLNRLFFHLPAADCTIGALNSLYLNSNNIGLPVATYILGNPALVAPILVMQQAVFTPVGLTVLDVTTTGKCSLKRIAQQPLKQPLLIGSLGGIIISAISAKIGYFPVPNFLYDPIKMIGDSAVPMILMAFGMSLYGSKPLQKDSNRAAIATVAILKNLIMPIIAFLLAYFVMGFRGATLYACVVLAALPTGQNVYNYAARYNVGLSFARDGILFSTVTSPICIALIAAVLG; this comes from the coding sequence ATGGGTTTAATCAGCGCTATGCAGGGCTTTTGCGTAATCGGCATCGTCATTGCCGCAGGGTACGTAACCGCGCGTCTTCGCATCGGCGGATCGCAAGCACAAATGGTGCTTAATCGCGTAAGCTTTTTTGTTTCAAGTCCTTGTTTAATGTTTGCAATACTTGCAAAAGAGCCAATTTTTGAGATTTTCCACTCGTCAATTTTTGTTGCGTTTTTCTCCGCAATGATTGTTGGCGTTGCATTTATTCTGCTTAATCGCCTGTTTTTCCACCTTCCTGCGGCAGATTGCACAATTGGCGCGCTTAACTCGCTTTACTTAAACTCAAACAACATTGGCTTGCCTGTTGCAACTTATATTCTTGGAAACCCTGCACTTGTTGCACCGATTTTAGTTATGCAGCAAGCTGTTTTTACGCCTGTTGGACTAACGGTTTTAGACGTTACAACTACTGGAAAGTGCTCGCTTAAACGCATTGCTCAACAGCCGCTTAAACAACCACTTTTAATTGGTTCACTTGGAGGAATTATTATTTCGGCAATTTCCGCAAAAATTGGCTATTTTCCTGTTCCGAATTTTCTTTATGACCCGATTAAAATGATTGGCGATTCAGCGGTTCCTATGATTTTAATGGCTTTTGGAATGTCACTTTACGGCAGCAAGCCGCTACAAAAAGATTCTAATCGTGCTGCTATTGCGACTGTTGCTATTCTGAAAAACTTGATTATGCCAATTATTGCGTTTTTATTGGCTTATTTTGTTATGGGTTTCCGAGGTGCCACTCTTTACGCGTGTGTTGTGCTGGCAGCTCTTCCGACTGGCCAAAACGTGTACAATTACGCTGCAAGATACAATGTTGGCTTGAGTTTTGCGCGCGATGGAATCCTGTTTTCTACGGTTACGAGTCCGATTTGTATTGCGTTAATCGCAGCAGTTTTAGGGTGA
- a CDS encoding Rne/Rng family ribonuclease produces the protein MPEANNDKNEDKNLSFVAANSSANESTNAADEQRSAAASTVTSPVTAGVVNVVSGSQDAASSTRRRRAGRRVVRVAGAAGESMKLHVQGGNDYDTRSEETESESVVEHQTPVRPITSLLFQEPVLPHRLPENNSRMRDLDYDDDANESDRENSRDDLDKDNSRSSRKLRKTRSGRNDRKNRNEDEDLSRVRSRKNRNNRNNFDDNYDSESDDDTRVIRVRSRVNRADRTDRSNRANPEDLNEIDNRSDSRISRNNRDYLDKDSLDKSNFDKANLDKDNGDKYSENNNNGRKNRDNQDNYDDQNHRKSRKNRRLNAAERRAAAEVEQIEEDLEYDDIVYSPIDDVIDERIENSVESDNDVDSESTRKYTKTSDLENNDDEDGEMITRRRRRRRPSRADKEDRTDKSDRSSRRTTSDLSSDDSSYADDYDINEIEVSQEDRDLIPDPDELRSQDDEEVYTRRRRRRRSKSSDDSSQSSSSSQSSQNSQSTQSRFVSIDSDSSSRRSRKQQYIDEITDIEGSTRLEAKKQRRRDNRRERNRQNLLMEQDFLARRENVDRLMVVRERDRHTQISVIEDNILVEHYVSDIQEVATVGNIYLGRVQNVLPSMEAAFVDIGQARNGVLYAGEVNWDTTRLEGQPRRMELAFKAGDPVLVQVTKDPIGHKGARLTSQVTLAGRFLVLVPSGAMTGVSRKLSDRERSRLRAIVSKIAPKDMGIIIRTAADGASEDAIEKDLESLVKQWERIEAKREEFLHGKRPKLLQGEPDVAIRVVRDIFNDDFQKMIVEGKGAYDRICEYLEMMAPDLRSKIEYWDPAEHEGKDVFDKWQIDSQLRKGMERQVYLPAGGSIVIDRTEAMTTIDVNTGRFIGRGKSLEETVTRCNLEASEEIARQLRLRDIGGMVMIDYVDMVMPANRDLVLRRLVECLARDRTKHQVAEVTSLGLVQMTRKRVGQGLVEAFSEECPTCKGRGFILHDEPTVSSEYADPYALKGGDPFIKTNKHGHGSIADPMPVVKQESSADVRAKLARIAAAAASSAFLEESLRKSDEKDYNDNKDDNNNDVNAVSADDVNNGDDADDSVVDGVDGVDSVDSVDSVDSVDESSVAGDFSAVDASSESAESSEESQVVGKIEESEDSQESQESTESSQESSEN, from the coding sequence GTGCCCGAAGCCAATAATGATAAAAATGAAGATAAAAATCTTTCATTCGTAGCAGCAAATTCAAGCGCGAACGAATCTACTAACGCAGCTGACGAGCAAAGATCAGCAGCTGCTTCAACTGTTACATCACCCGTTACAGCAGGTGTTGTCAATGTGGTTTCAGGTTCGCAAGACGCAGCGTCAAGCACAAGACGCAGGCGTGCTGGAAGACGCGTTGTAAGAGTTGCAGGAGCAGCTGGCGAATCGATGAAACTACACGTACAAGGCGGAAACGATTACGATACACGCTCTGAGGAAACTGAATCTGAAAGTGTTGTTGAGCACCAAACTCCTGTAAGGCCGATAACATCGCTACTTTTTCAGGAGCCTGTTTTACCTCATCGTTTGCCTGAAAACAATAGTCGTATGCGCGATTTAGATTACGACGATGATGCAAATGAAAGCGATAGAGAAAACAGTCGAGATGATTTAGACAAAGACAATAGTCGCAGTTCACGAAAGTTGCGTAAAACGCGTTCTGGCAGGAATGACAGGAAGAATCGCAATGAAGACGAGGATTTAAGTAGAGTACGTAGTCGCAAAAATCGCAATAATCGTAACAATTTTGACGATAACTATGATTCTGAATCTGACGATGATACACGTGTTATTCGTGTGCGTTCCAGAGTAAATCGTGCAGATCGTACAGATCGATCCAATCGTGCAAATCCTGAAGATTTAAACGAAATTGATAATAGAAGCGATAGCAGAATAAGTAGAAATAATCGAGATTATCTAGATAAGGATAGCTTGGATAAGTCTAATTTTGATAAAGCTAACCTTGACAAAGATAATGGTGACAAATATAGCGAGAATAACAATAATGGTCGTAAGAATCGTGACAATCAGGATAATTACGATGATCAAAATCATAGAAAGTCACGCAAGAATCGCAGACTAAACGCTGCCGAAAGACGCGCCGCCGCAGAAGTCGAGCAAATAGAAGAAGACCTTGAATACGACGACATAGTTTATTCTCCAATCGATGATGTAATTGACGAAAGAATTGAAAATAGTGTTGAGTCAGATAATGATGTAGATTCTGAATCAACCCGCAAGTATACAAAAACTTCTGATTTAGAAAATAATGATGATGAAGACGGAGAAATGATAACCCGTCGTCGCCGTCGTCGCAGACCGTCTCGCGCAGATAAGGAAGATAGGACAGATAAGTCTGATAGATCAAGCCGTAGAACAACATCCGACCTATCTTCGGATGATTCTTCATACGCCGACGATTATGACATAAACGAAATAGAAGTTTCTCAAGAAGACCGCGATTTAATTCCAGATCCAGACGAGTTGCGATCTCAAGATGACGAGGAAGTGTACACTCGTCGTCGCCGTCGTCGCAGGTCGAAATCTTCTGACGATTCGTCTCAAAGTTCCTCAAGTTCGCAAAGTTCGCAAAATTCACAAAGCACACAATCGCGTTTTGTGTCAATAGACTCCGATTCATCTAGTCGAAGATCTAGAAAACAGCAGTATATTGATGAGATTACGGATATTGAAGGTTCTACGCGACTTGAAGCCAAAAAGCAGCGTCGTCGTGACAATCGCAGGGAGCGTAATCGCCAAAACTTGCTTATGGAGCAAGACTTTTTGGCAAGGCGTGAAAACGTTGACCGACTTATGGTTGTGCGTGAACGCGATCGTCACACGCAAATTTCTGTAATCGAAGACAATATTCTTGTAGAACACTATGTTTCTGATATTCAAGAAGTTGCAACAGTAGGAAATATTTACCTTGGTCGTGTACAAAATGTGCTGCCAAGCATGGAGGCTGCATTCGTAGACATTGGTCAAGCCCGAAACGGCGTGCTTTACGCTGGCGAAGTCAACTGGGATACAACACGATTAGAAGGACAGCCGCGAAGAATGGAGCTTGCGTTTAAGGCAGGAGACCCTGTTTTAGTGCAGGTTACTAAGGACCCTATAGGCCATAAGGGTGCGCGACTAACATCTCAAGTAACGCTTGCTGGTAGGTTCCTTGTGCTTGTTCCGTCTGGAGCTATGACGGGCGTAAGTCGCAAGCTATCCGACCGTGAACGCAGCCGACTTCGCGCAATCGTAAGCAAAATCGCGCCTAAAGACATGGGCATAATCATTAGAACCGCCGCAGATGGTGCTAGTGAAGATGCGATTGAAAAAGACCTTGAATCGCTTGTAAAACAGTGGGAACGAATCGAAGCGAAGCGAGAAGAGTTCTTGCATGGCAAGCGGCCAAAGCTTTTGCAAGGCGAGCCAGATGTGGCAATTCGTGTTGTTCGAGACATATTTAACGATGACTTCCAAAAGATGATTGTGGAAGGCAAGGGCGCGTATGACCGCATCTGTGAATACTTGGAGATGATGGCTCCTGATTTGCGCAGCAAGATTGAGTATTGGGATCCTGCTGAGCATGAAGGCAAAGACGTATTCGATAAGTGGCAAATCGACAGCCAGCTTAGAAAGGGCATGGAGCGCCAGGTTTATCTTCCTGCAGGCGGTTCGATTGTTATTGACCGCACGGAGGCAATGACAACGATTGACGTAAATACGGGTCGTTTTATTGGTCGCGGTAAGTCTTTGGAAGAGACTGTGACTCGCTGCAATTTGGAAGCTTCCGAGGAGATTGCGCGTCAGCTGCGACTTCGCGATATTGGCGGCATGGTTATGATTGATTACGTTGACATGGTTATGCCAGCGAACCGCGATCTTGTTTTGCGCCGTCTTGTTGAGTGTCTTGCGCGCGACCGCACAAAGCATCAGGTTGCAGAGGTTACATCTCTTGGCCTTGTCCAAATGACTCGTAAGCGCGTTGGACAGGGTTTGGTCGAGGCGTTTTCGGAGGAGTGCCCGACTTGCAAGGGTCGTGGGTTTATTCTTCACGACGAGCCGACTGTGTCTTCGGAGTATGCGGATCCTTACGCGCTTAAGGGCGGTGATCCGTTTATTAAAACCAATAAGCACGGTCATGGAAGTATTGCGGACCCTATGCCTGTGGTTAAGCAGGAGTCCAGTGCGGATGTTCGCGCCAAATTAGCGCGTATTGCTGCCGCTGCAGCGTCGTCGGCTTTCTTGGAGGAGTCTTTGCGCAAAAGTGACGAAAAAGACTATAACGATAATAAAGACGATAACAATAATGATGTGAATGCTGTATCTGCAGATGACGTTAATAATGGAGACGATGCAGACGATAGTGTTGTTGACGGTGTTGACGGTGTTGACAGTGTTGACAGTGTTGACAGTGTTGACAGTGTTGATGAATCTTCGGTTGCTGGCGACTTTTCTGCAGTAGATGCGAGTAGTGAATCTGCAGAAAGCAGTGAAGAATCGCAAGTAGTCGGGAAAATTGAGGAATCTGAGGATTCGCAAGAATCTCAAGAATCTACAGAAAGCTCTCAAGAATCTAGTGAAAACTAA
- a CDS encoding homoserine dehydrogenase, whose product MVTVNAENAENSDGLVAGDFSAEPIRVGLLGAGTVGSQTARLIVEENSDLSSRIGAPLELAGVACLHPEDVDAPWIAKNLLSADALALCEREDIDIIVELIGGLEPAHTFVKTALECGKSVVTANKALLAKFGPELYDCAQKNGVDLSFEASVAGAIPILRPLRESLVGDKITQIFGIVNGTTNYILDEMTVRGLDFDSALRAAQEKGYAEADPTGDVEGFDAANKAAILATLAFQMPISIDDVSVEGISAITAEDIAAASAENRVIKLLAAVACDSNGLVSASVYPALVSKEHPLASVHGSFNAVFVKAQAADDLMFYGRGAGGAPTASAVVGDIVGAARNIARGFSDASVPMYNAKSLASTRSIRADFVVRCSMEDTSLALCSEVMDVFDAHGANAERLPMLCQTQYEGEGDCPACGIGGPGDLRVLVKDCTEADLRAILADLQKVDVVCAKPLALRIIE is encoded by the coding sequence ATGGTTACGGTAAATGCAGAAAATGCAGAAAATAGTGATGGATTGGTTGCTGGCGACTTTTCTGCTGAGCCAATCCGCGTGGGTCTTTTAGGAGCCGGAACAGTAGGATCGCAAACAGCGCGTCTAATAGTGGAAGAAAACTCTGACTTATCGTCGAGAATCGGCGCCCCGCTAGAGCTTGCAGGAGTAGCATGCTTGCATCCAGAAGATGTGGATGCTCCATGGATTGCCAAAAATCTTCTAAGCGCAGACGCTCTAGCATTATGTGAACGCGAAGATATAGACATAATCGTTGAGCTAATTGGCGGTTTGGAACCAGCGCACACATTTGTAAAAACCGCTCTAGAATGCGGAAAGTCGGTTGTAACAGCAAACAAAGCATTACTTGCAAAGTTTGGTCCAGAACTCTACGATTGCGCGCAAAAAAACGGAGTGGATTTAAGTTTCGAGGCGTCTGTTGCAGGTGCAATCCCAATTTTGCGTCCGCTTAGAGAGTCGCTTGTAGGCGACAAAATCACGCAAATTTTTGGAATCGTAAACGGAACTACAAACTATATTCTTGACGAGATGACGGTTCGCGGTCTTGATTTTGATTCGGCTTTACGCGCGGCTCAAGAAAAGGGGTACGCGGAGGCGGATCCTACAGGAGACGTTGAAGGATTTGATGCAGCAAACAAGGCTGCTATTCTTGCAACACTTGCATTCCAAATGCCAATAAGCATTGATGACGTCAGCGTTGAAGGAATTAGCGCGATTACGGCTGAAGACATTGCTGCGGCAAGTGCAGAAAATCGCGTGATTAAGCTGCTTGCAGCGGTTGCTTGCGATTCGAATGGATTGGTGAGCGCAAGCGTTTACCCAGCGTTGGTTAGCAAAGAGCATCCGCTGGCTTCCGTTCATGGCAGCTTTAACGCCGTTTTTGTTAAAGCGCAAGCGGCGGATGATCTTATGTTCTACGGCCGCGGCGCTGGTGGTGCGCCAACAGCCAGCGCGGTTGTTGGAGATATTGTTGGAGCTGCTAGAAATATAGCGCGCGGTTTCAGCGATGCCAGCGTGCCAATGTATAACGCAAAATCTTTGGCTTCCACGCGCTCGATTCGTGCGGATTTTGTTGTGCGATGCAGCATGGAGGATACTTCACTTGCTCTTTGCAGCGAAGTGATGGATGTGTTTGATGCGCATGGAGCTAACGCGGAACGATTGCCTATGCTTTGCCAAACTCAATATGAGGGCGAGGGTGATTGCCCAGCTTGCGGAATCGGCGGTCCTGGTGATTTGCGTGTGCTTGTAAAAGATTGCACAGAGGCTGATTTGCGCGCAATTCTTGCTGATTTGCAAAAAGTGGATGTTGTGTGTGCAAAGCCTCTTGCTTTGCGAATTATTGAGTAA
- the rplU gene encoding 50S ribosomal protein L21, which yields MYAIVKAGGHQEKVEVGDAILVNRLDAKKGDTVEFPVALVVDGAKVTLSAKDLAKITVKAEVLNDEAKGPKISIMKYKNKTGVARRKGHRQKLTLVKITAIA from the coding sequence ATGTACGCGATTGTGAAGGCCGGTGGCCATCAAGAGAAGGTTGAGGTTGGAGACGCCATCCTCGTAAACCGTCTCGATGCAAAGAAGGGCGATACCGTGGAATTCCCGGTCGCGCTCGTTGTTGACGGTGCTAAGGTGACCTTAAGCGCTAAGGATCTTGCAAAGATCACAGTTAAGGCAGAAGTTCTTAACGACGAAGCTAAGGGTCCAAAGATTAGCATTATGAAGTATAAGAACAAGACTGGCGTGGCTCGCCGCAAGGGTCATCGTCAGAAGTTGACTCTCGTCAAGATCACGGCCATCGCCTGA